The genomic stretch NNNNNNNNNNNNNNNNNNNNNNNNNNNNNNNNNNNNNNNNNNNNNNNNNNNNNNNNNNNNNNNNNNNNNNNNNNNNNNNNNNNNNNNNNNNNNNNNNNNNNNNNNNNNNNNNNNNNNNNNNNNNNNNNNNNNNNNNNNNNNNNNNNNNNNNNNNNNNNNNNNNNNNNNNNNNNNNNNNNNNNNNNNNNNNNNNNNNNNNNNNNNNNNNNNNNNNNNNNNNNNNNNNNNNNNCCCGGCCTCGGCCCGCGGCCCGGCCTCGACACGGTGGGCGTCGCCGCCGCGAACGCGCGCTGCCGGGTGGCCCTCGCCTGGCGAGCGGAGGGTCCCATGGTCCCGGCGGCACGGGAGCTTCTGGGACGGTTGCGGGTGGGGATGGGCGGGGGTGGGTGAGCGCCGTGGAAGGTCGGGCCGTTGCCGGGTGCGACTCTCTCGTGGCTGGTCGCTCCCCCAAGTTCTCGGCTTCGCTCGAAACAGGGGGAACCCCATCGCGGCGGAGCCGCGTATCGATACAGCCCCGCGCCCCTGGGGGGTTGCAGCCGCCTCTGCTGGCAATCGAAACCCCAGGCTGAAGAGTCAAGCCTGCCGTACCGCCGCGTGGAAGCCGGTGTTCACCGCGGTGAGGCCGCCGTCGATCACCAGGGTCGTGCCGGTGATCCAGGCCGCGTCGCGGGAGGCCAGGAAGGCGACCGCGGCGGCGATGTCCTCGGGCTCGCCGACCCGGCCGAGTGGGTAGAGACGGCGGATCGCCTCGAGTTCCTCCTCGCGCCCCTCCCACGCCGAGGTGCGGACCGTGCCCGCCACCACGAGGTTCACCCGCACGCCCCGGTCCGCCGCATGGCCGGCGAGGGTGCGGGTCAGCGAGCCGAGGCCGGCCTTGGCGGCGCTGTAGACACCTCAGGCACTCAACGTGTCAAGCAGCTGCGGCGAGAGCGGTTGGAAAGGCCGTGTGTTCCTCGAACAGCGTGTGGTGCTGGAGGCAGTAGTAGAGCTGTCCGAGCATGCGATTGAAAAGGTTGCGCTGTGCGGCGGCGTGCCAGTCTCCGTGGTCGTCGCGGCGGCGTCGGTAGTGGGCCTTGGCGCCGGGCGAGGCCGTGATGGAGGCGAAGGCCCAGAGGTAGCCGGCGTGGTTGAGCCGGTCGTTCTTCACCCACCGCCGGGTGATGCTCGACTTCTTGCCGGAGGCCCTGGTGATGGGCGAGGCGCCGGCGTATGCCTTCAGACCGCGGGCGTCCGCGAAGCGGGCCTTGTCGTCTCCGATCTCGGCGAGCACCCGGGCGCCGAGCTGGACGCCGAGGCCGGGGAAGCTGAGGATGATCTCAGCGTCCGGGTGCTGAGGGAAAGCCTCTTCAACCGCCTCAGCGAGGTCGTCGGCGGCGGTGCAGGCGGCCTCCAACTGGACCAGGAGGGCGAGCATCTGCTTGCCCAGCGCGTCCTCGACCAGCGGCGGCTGGTGAGCGTAGTCGTCGCGGAAGACGCCACGGAGCCGCTCAGCTTCGGCCGTGATGCCCCGCTTGCGGCGGGCCCGCTTGAGAGCGGCCTCCAGCTGCGTGCGGGTCAGCCGCGCGGCCCGGGTCGGCGTCGGGGCCGCCTTCAGAAGCTCCCGGGCCTCCGGCCGGCACAGACCGTTACGCCAGGGCTCGAAGGCATCCAGGGCAGCCGGGTAGTACTCCCGCAGCAGCGAGCGGAGCTGGTTGGACAGCTGCTGCCGGTTCCAGAGAGAGTCCTGCTGAGCACGGGCGAGGACAGCGATTGCCCGGCCGAGGTCGCTGTCGTTGGGCAGCGGCCGGTGAGCGTGCATGTCGGTGCGCAGGATGTTCGCGAGCACCAGGGCGTCGCCGGGGTCGGACTTCTTGCGCGAGACCGAGTGCCGGTCGCGGTAGCGGGCGGCAGCCATCGGATTGATCGCGAACACCTGCCGCTTGCCGGTCCGCAGCACCGCGACCAGCAGGCCGCGGGAGGTTTCGATCGCGACCGGGATCGGGTTCTCCTCGCTGTCGCCGAACTCGACAAGCAGATCCAGCAGGATCTTGTAACCCGCGGCGTCGTCGGTGATGTGCCGCTTGGCCAGTAACTGGCCGCTGCCGTCGACCAGGGCGACGTCGTGTGTCCGCTCGGCCCAGTCGATACCGCAGTAGATCAAGATGATCCTCCCCATCGTGCAGTCTGTGCAGGTCACGAGCTCATGCGGAACCACGCGGCGACCTAATCCCAGGACTCGGCCCTATGGCCGGTCCGCCACCTCAGTAGCCGTTCGTGGCACCAGCTCGTCCCACGGGCCTCGGTCTATGCGGGAGCTCAGACGGCTCGGGCTTCACAAGAGGTCACCGCGCGACGGGCTCGCACCACCAACACCAACGAGTGATCTAGGTAGGGGTGTTGACGCCCGACGGACCTGGGTGGCGCCGATCTAACTGTAGGCATCGTGGCCGGGCGACCTTGAGGCATACGCCCAGGTCCGACGAACATCAACATCCGCGCCGCGGTGACAGCCGGCAAGGCGCTGAACACCGCGCGGTCTACAGCGAGGCGTAAAGGCCCGGCGTGATTCAGGCGTCCGCTCGGCACCCGCCAGGCCGTCACCACAAGCCGCAGGGCTATCCGCCGCTCTCTTCTGAGACACCGAGTGTCCGGCTGAGTACAGGCATGACAGCCCTGCTGTTCGAACAGTTCAGGCACTCCAGCACTGGCCCGTTCCGTCCTTACAGGGGGATTAGGCGTGGTTGCCGAAGTCCTGCAGCCCGTTGACGGAGCCGATGCTGACGATCGCGCCGCGGCCGGAGGTGGCGAGGTGGGGCAGGGCGGCGCGGCAGCAGCGGTAGGCGCCGGTGAGGGTGACGTCGAGGTCCAGGGCCCATGCCTCGTCGTGGTCGTCCTCGAACAGCGGGGCGTCCGGGGAGCAGTGGGCGGCGCAGTTCACCAGGACGTCGAGCAAGCCGAACGCGGCGACGGCGTGGGCGACGGCCGCCTCCACCGAGGTGCGGTCCGCGATGTCGCACACCAACGCCTGGGCACCAAGGCCGTGTTGGCGCAGTGCGGCCGCGGTCCGCTCGGCCTCGGGCAGGTCCCGGTCGGTGACCAGGACCCGGCCGCCCTCCTCGGCGAACCTGCGGGCGACGGCCGCGCCGATTCCGCGGGCCGCGCCCGTGACGAGAACTCCGTGTCCTGCGAAGCGGATGTGATCGGTCATGGGGCGACCGTACGGCCCGGCGGGCACCGTTTCACCGGTGTCCCGTGACGTCCGCTCACCGGTATCCGGTGACGTCGGCCGGCTTGCCCGCGTCCTGCACCTCGACCAGGTACCGCCAGGCGTCGGGCCGGCTGCCGTCGAGGTCGGTGAAGCCGTACACCTGGGCGAGGCCGCCGCTGGAGAGGGACTGTCCGTTGAAGCGCGCGACGTCGGGGTCGGCGGCCAGGGCGGCGACGGCGCGGCCGGCATAGCGCGGGGTCTCGGAGATAGCGAAGTGCGGTGCGCGGGCGAGGGCGTCGCGCCAGTTGTCCTCATGGACGCCGTACTCGTCGAGCATCAGCTCCGAGCGCAGCCAGCCCGGGGTCAGGGCGAGCGCGGTGGCGCCGCGTGGGCCGAGTTCATGGCCGAGGGCGAAGGCCATGCGCAGTACGGACGCCTTGGCGAGGTCGTAGAAGTAGTTCACGCGGTAGGTGTCGCGGTTGTAGTCGGCGGTGCCGTCGGTCATCTCCACGACCAGGCCGCCCGGGTGGCGCAGCAGGAGGGGCAGGGCGAAGTGGCTGGTGATCGCGTGGGTCTCGACCGCAAGCCGGAGGAGTCTGAGCCCGTTGTCGAGGTCGTGCTCCCACACGGTCGTGTTCCACTCGAAGAGTTTCTCGCCGCCCCAGATGTCGTTCACGAGGACGTCGAGGCGGCCCTGTTCGTCGGCGACGCGGTCCACCAGGGCCCGTACGGCGGACCTGTCCAGGTGGTCGACGGCGACGGCGATGCCGTGCCCGCCGGCCGCGGTGACGAGGTCGGCGGTGTCCTCGATGGTCTCGGGGCGGTCGTACTCCGAACGGCGCTCGCGGGTGCTTCGGCCGGTGACGTAGACGGTGGCGCCGGCCGCGCCGAGTTCCACGGCGATGCCACGTCCGGCACCCCGGGTCGCGCCCGCGACCAGCGCCACCCTGTCCTGCAGCGGTCCTGACATGTCCGGCCTCCCGTGCTCTGCGACTGCTGTCGCCGTCCACTGTCGCGGGAAAGCCGGACATCCCCTGTCGGTATTACCGGCGCGTTCTCAGTGGCCGCGCCTGATCCACTCCTCCAGGTGAGGTGCCTCGGCGCCGATGGTGGTGGAGTCGCCGTGGCCGGTGAGGACCTTGGTCTCCGGCGGGAGGGTGAGGAGCTTTTCGCGGATGGATTCGATGATCGTCGGGAAGTGGGAGTAGGAGCGTCCGGTGGCGCCCGGGCCGCCGTGGAAGAGGGTGTCCCCGGTGAAGACGGCGCCGAGCCCGCGGTCGTAGAGGCAGACGGCGCCGGGGGCGTGACCCGGGGTGTGGAGCACGGTCAGGTCGGTGCCGGCCGCCTCGATGACCTGGCCGTCCAGGAGATGCCGGTCGGGGTCGCGGTCCGGGTGGGTCATCTTCCACAGCGGGAGGTCGTCGGGGTGCAGCCAGATGGTGGCGCCGGTGCGGGCGGCGAGTTCCGGTGCGGCGTTGACGTGGTCGTTGTGGGCGTGTGTGCACACGATGGCGGTCAGTTCCCGGTCGTCGACCGCGGCAATGATGGCGTCGGCGTCGTGGGCGGCGTCGATGACGATCACCTTCCGCTCGTCGCCGACGATCCACACGTTGTTCTCGACGTCCCAGGTGCCGCCGTCGAGGGTGAACTGCCCGGAGGTGACAAGGCGTTCGATGCGCACGGTCATCAGAGCACCACCACCGAGCGCAGCACGTCGCCGTGGTGCATCCGCTCGAACGCCTTCTCCACCTCGTCCAGTCGGACGGTCTCGGTGACGAAAGCGTCGAGCGGCAGCCGGCCCTGCAGATGCAGGTCGATCAGCATGGGGAAGTCACGGGAGGGCAGACAGTCGCCGTACCAGCTGGACTTCAGGGCGCCGCCGCGGCCGAAGACGTCCAGCAGGGGCAGTTCCAGCTTCATCTCGGGGGTGGGGACGCCGACGAGGACGACGGTGCCGGCGAGGTCGCGGGCGTAGAAAGCCTGCTCGTACGTCTCCGGGCGGCCGACGGCCTCGATGACGACGTCGGCGCCGAAGCCACCGGTCAGCTCGCGGATCGCCGCGACCGGATCGGTCGCCTTGGAGTTGACGGTGTGGGTGGCGCCCAGGGTGCGGGCCTGGTCCAGCTTGCGGTCGTCGATGTCCACGGCGATGATCTTCGCCGCGCCCGCGAGGTTCGCCCCGGCGATGGCGGCGTCGCCGACGCCGCCGCACCCGATGACCGCGACGCAGTCGCCGCGTCCGACGCCGCCTGTGTTGATCGCCGCGCCGATTCCGGCCATGACGCCGCAGCCCAGCAGGCCGGCGACCGCCGGGGAGACGGCCGGGTCGACCTTGGTGCACTGGCCGGCGGCGACGAGTGTCTTCTCGGCGAAAGCGCCGATGCCGAGGGCCGGGGACAGCTCGGTGCCATCGGTGAGAGTCATCTTCTGCTTCGCGTTGTGCGTGTTGAAGCAGTACCAGGGCCGGCCCCGCAGACAGGCCCGGCAGTTCCCGCACACGGCACGCCAGTTGAGGATCACGGAGTCGCCGGGTGCCACATCGGTGACGCCCTCGCCGACCGACTCCACGACGCCGGCGGCCTCGTGGCCGAGGAGGAAGGGGAAGTCGTCCGAGATACCGCCCTGTTTGTAGTGCAGGTCGGTGTGGCAGACGCCGCAGGCCTGGACACGCACCACGGCCTCACCGGGCCCCGGATCCGGCACCACGATCGTCTCGACCCGTACGGGCTCGTCCTTCCCCGGTGCGATCACGCCGCGTACTTCCTGCGCCATGGGCTGGCCCCTTCCTCGTTTGCCTTCCCTGCCGACCCTACGCGCGACCGATCGGTAGCGGGACGGACCACGGCGGGGAGAGTGGATCTTTCCGGCCGCCGGGCGAGCGTGCTTCTTCGTAAGGAAAAGCCTCCCCCCGGTAAGAAATTGACCGAATAACGTCATTCTATGATGGAAATGTTTTTGCTGCGTGCATGAGTCTGCCTGGTGTGGGTATCGGCCCGGGCATGCCTCAATGGGGACATGCCCATCGAAGGCTGCAATGGACGTACCGCATTCCTGTTCTCGGCCGGTGCCGCACCGCACCCCGGAACAGGCCGTGAACTCCGGGACGCCTTCCCGGTGTTCGCCGACGCGCTGGACGCCATCTGCGCGCGGCTCGATCCGTATCTCGAACTGCCGTTGGCATGCGTGATGTTCGCGGACGACGGCACGCGTACGGCCGCGCTGCTGGACCGTGAGTCGTACGGCGGGCCGGCGGTTTTCGCGCTCCAGGTGGCGCAGTACCGGCTGCTGCGCAGCTGGGGGGTGCGGCCGGACGCGGTGTTCGGGCAGGCGGCCGGGCGGATGGCCGCCGCGTATGCCGCGGGCGTGTTCTCCCTGGCCGAGGCCTGCCACGCGGTCGGCACCCTGGCCCGCCTGCTGGACGGCCTCCCGGCTCCCCGGCGGCCGCACTCCCCCCGCCTCGACGGCGTCCTCGACGCCTACGGCCGTACCCTCGCCACCCTCCACCCGTGCGTGCCGCACCTGCCCCTCGTCTCCGATGTCACCGCCCGCCCGGTGGGCACCGAGACCGCCGAGCCGGAGTTCTGGGTGCGGCGCGCACCGGCGCGCTTCGCCGAGGCGGTCGGCCTGCTGCATCGCGAAGGGATCCGGACCTGGCTGGAACTGGGCCCCTCGGACCGGCTCACCCGGCTGCTGCCGGACTGCCTCCCGGGCGCTACGGCCTCGGCTTTCGCGCTGTCCCGCGACTGGGCGGAGCTATGGTCGGGGCCGGGCAGCGAGCCCGGGACCGCACCGCGCTGAGGGGCGCGCGTGCCCGAGCCGATGGGGCCGGCCGTCTGCGCTTGCCGTGGCCGCCGGGCCGGGGGAGCCTCGAAGGGTGGGGTGTCCGTGCGGTCAGCGCCCCGCCGGGCCGCGGGCGCCCCAAGGAGGTCACCATGGGCAGCGCGACAGGTTCCGTCTTCGACACCGAGACACTGCGCCGGGGCATAGAAGGGAACACCGGGAACACCCTTCTGTCGCTCTACGCCGACGACGCCGAGATCCGCATCGTCGACCACAACAGCCAGCCCAGCCACCCCACCGTGCTGCACGGCCGGAGTGAGATCGCCGTGTTGCTGGACGACATCTACCGCCGCGACATGACACACAAGCTGGGCCAGTGCGTCATCCAGGGTGATCACGCCGCGTTCACCGAGTCCTGCCAGTACGGGGACGGCACCCGGGTCCTCGCCGAGTCGATGGTCACGTTGCGGGACGGCAAGATAGCCGACCAGTTGATCATCCAGGCCTGGGACGAGTAGGCACACCCCGGTATGACGGGCGCCGGAAGGAGATGCGCGAGGGTCCAGGTCACCTCCCGGCTGACCTGGACCTTCTCGGCCCGGGCGAGCCTGGGGCGGCTGCCGAGGGCCCGCCCTCGACGACCGGCACCGGCTTCCGCCGCGGGTCTGCCGGTGTCCGCGGCCCTGCTTCGGTCGGCGCTGAGAGCAGCGCGCCTTCGCCCGCGTCCTGCGCTGCCGCGTGCGCTGCGAAGGCGGCATGGCCGGTGTCGGTGAGCACAGCGCCGGGGGCGTACGCGCGCTCGGTTACGCTGTGCGCGGCCCGTGACTGGCGCTGAGGTGGGGTACCACCGGGTGGGGTCCCCCCGCGAGCGAAGCCAAGCGTGGGGGAGGTCCGTGGTGGCTGCCGCGCGCCTGGGCGAGTGAGTCGATCCAGCCCAGGAGGGTGCAGCATGCCCCAGGCCCGTCTCATGGACGGCACCGCCGTCGCCCGCCGTATCGTCGAGGACGCCGCGGCGAAGGCCGGCGACCTCACCGCGCGGACCGGCACCGCCCCCTGTCTCGCGACCGTCCTGGTCGGCGAGGACCCGGCGTCCGTGACCTACGTCCGTATGCAGCAGAACCGGTGCCGCAAGGCCGGTGTCGAGTCCCGGCACGTGGCCCTGCCCGCCACCACGACCACCGAGGAACTCATCGGCGCCCTGCGGGAGTTGTCGGCCGACCCGGCCGTGCACGGCATCCTGCTCCAGCACCCGGTCGGCGACCACATCGACGTGGGGGTGCCCCCGCGCGAGCGAAGTCGAGCGCGGGGGAGGGCCGCGTTCGAGGCGATCGCGCCGGCGAAGGACGTCGACGGCGTCACCTTCGCCTCCTTCGCCACGATGAGCTTCGGCCTGCCCGGCTTCGTCTCCTGCACGCCCGGCGGCATCCTGCGGCTGCTGGACGAGTACGGTGTCGACCCGGCCGGGAAGCGGGCCGTGGTCGTGGGCCGCAGCGCGATCCTCGGCAAGCCGGTGGGCATGCCGGCCGCGGCTGATCCGCGGGCAGGACATCAAGCCCGGCGCGGTCGTGATCGACGGGGGCTACAACCCGGGGAACGCCGGTGACGTCGACTTCGGCTCCGCCGTGGAGCGCGCCTCGCTGATCACTCCGGTGCCGGGGGGTGTCGGGCCCATGACGATCGCCACGCTCCTGGAGCAGACCGTCGCGGCCGCCGCCCGGCAGCTCGGCGCATAAGCATGGATCAGAGACATCAGGAGCTTCCGGGCCGTACGGCGGCGGGCCTGCTGGTGGTGTCCGCCGCCGCGTAGCGGAGCCAAGGGTCAGGTCCGGGACCACTTCTGGTTGGCGCCGCCGTTGCAGCTCCACAGCACCAGCGACGTGCCGTTGCCCGTGGCGGCGTTGTACGCGTCCAGGCACAGGCCCGCGTGTACGTTGGTGATGCTGCCGTCCGCGTGGAGCGTCCACTTCTGGTTGTCCTGGCCGTTGCAGTCCCAGATCACCACCTTGGTGCCGTTGGTGGTGCCGAGGTTGTAGGCGTCGAGGCACTTGTCGCCGTAGACGACGAGTTCCTTGCGGGAGGTGTACGTCCAGGCCTGGTTGGCGCCGCCGTTGCAGTCCCACAGCTCGGCCTGGGTGCCGTTGGTGATGGTGTTGTCGTAGATGTCGGCGCACCGGCCGGACTGGGCGCCGACGAGGAGGGTGCCGTCGGTGCCGGGTAGCGGATGCACGGTGATGCGGCCCAGGGCCGGACCGCCGGTGAACGTGAGCGAGTTGGCGCTTCCCTTGGTGAGGTGCACCTGGACCGAGACCGTGCCCTGGCCGGCGCCGGTGGGCGGGAAGGACACCGTCGTCGCGGTCTGGCCGTTGACCTGCAGGGTGCCCGTGACGGCGGTGGAGGCGGTGTTGGTGTAGGCGATGTCGACCATGTGCACGCCGGTGCTCGCCGCGGTCACGCCGGTGTACGTGCCGGTGGAGGTGGCGCTGTAGTCGCTGCTCGCCGCCTCGGTGCCGCTGACCTTGAGCAGTACCGAGCCGCCCGCGGGGACGCTGGTGGTGTAACTCGTGGCGTAGGAACCCACGTTCTTCTGCGCCCACAGGTCCCGTACGGTCGCCGGGGCATCGGTCAGGCCGAGGTCCGGCCAGCGGACGGTGATGTTCTGCGCGGCCGAGGTGCGGTTGAGGAGGACGACGGCCCGGTTGCCGGTGCCGGACAGGACCTTGCCGTAGACCTGGAGTCCGCTGGTGTCCTCGGCGACCTTGACGCCCTGCAGCCCGCGCGGGTCCTGGTCGACGGCGACCACGTCGGAGTTCTTCAGAAGGGCGGCCGTCTCACCGGTCATCGTGGTGAGGTCGTTGCCCGCCAGCAGAGGGGCGCCGGAGATCGCCCAGAGGGCCATGTGGGTGCGGTTCTGCGCGGCGGTGAAGCCGGACATGCCGACCATCAGCATGTCGGGATCGTTGTAGTAACCGGTGTGCTGGGCGGCCGGATGCAGGGCCTGGTCGAAGTTGGACAGCATGCTGGACTGCGAGGGCGTGTTGCCGTAGTAGACGATGTCCGTGCTGGTGCGCCACATCGGGGCGAGGCCGGGCGCCCAGTTCCAGGGGTTCTGCTTGCCCCAGTTGCAGACGGAGAGGGCGAGCGGGCGGCCGGTGGTCGCGGTGGCCTTGGCGACGGCCGAGCTGATCGCCTTGTACGTCGTCGCCGGGTCCAGGCCCTCGGCGTCGCCGCCGCACCAGTCGACCTTGACGAAGTCGAAACCCCACCGGGAGAACTGCAGCATGTCCTGGTCGTAGTGGCCCTCGCTGCCGGTGTTCGGGGCGGCCGGCCTGGTGGTCGGGTAGTAGTAGCCGCAGCCGTTCTTGCCGGCGTCGGTGTAGATGCCGGCCTTCAGGCCCTTGCTGTGGATGTAGTCGGCGATGGCGCTCATGCCGCCGGGCCACTGGCCGGTGTCGACGGTGATGTCGCCGGCGCTGTCGCGGGTGCCCTGCCACCAGCCCTCGTCGATGTTGACGTACTGGTATCCGGCGTCAGGGAGGCCGGCCGCGACGAACGCGTCCGTCTGCCGCTTGATGACGTCGTAGTCGATCGACGAGGCGAAGCTGTTCCAGGAGGCCCAGCCCATCGGCGCAGCGGGCACCGCAATCTGACGGTCCGTTACAGCGAATGCCGGGCCCGGCTGGGCGAAGACCAGGGCGGCGGCCACGGTCAGGGCCAGGACGAGCGCGCGTACAGCGGTGGTTCTGCAGCGTCGCACGAAGCCTTCGGCGATCGGACGGGGTGGGGGATACATCGGCGCCTCCGCGTGCGGACGGAATCCACGCTGATCGATGGATTCATGAATTCATGGACCATTGATCGATATATCGAACTTGGATCGGTGATCCGAACATGTTGCGCGCCGACCGTAGAGCCGCCCGAGGGTGAAGTCAACGACTGCGACAGGCGTGAACCCACCATCGCGGCCGGGCCTTTGGGCCCGTTCGGGGCCGATCACGGCCATACTGAGCGTCGTGCGCGTTGCGATCATGGCGGCGGGATCCCGGGGCGATGTGGCCCCCTACACCGGCCTCGGACACCGGCTCGTCCGGTCCGGGCACGAGGTCACCCTGGTCACCCACGCCCGCTTCGAGCCGCTGGTGGCGGGCTCCGGCGTACGGTTCCACTCCTTGCCGGTCGATCCACGGGCGGAGCTGGAGTCGCCGCGCGGCCGGGGCCTGCACCGCAGCGCCAGCGAGGCCGGGAAGCTGCTGCGCCTGGCGGACCTGGCGCGCCGGATCGTCGGGCGGATGACCGAGGACCTGATCACGGCGGGCCGGGACAGCGAGATCCTGCTGCTGTCCGCCTCGCTGGCCCCGCTCGGCCACGCCATCGCGGAGGGGCTACGGCTGCCGAGCATGGGCGTGTTTCTCCAACCCCTCGCCGGTACACGGGAGTTCGCGCCCCCAGTGCTCGGCGGCGGCTCCTGGGGACCGGCGGTGAACCGGCTGGCCGGGCACGGCGTGTGCCTCGCCACGGAGCACATCTTCACGGGCGCCCTGCCCGGGGTGCGCAGGCGGCTCGGACTGCCCCCTGTGCGGGCCGGTGCCGCGCGGCGGGCGCGGGAACGGCGGCGCTGGCCGGTGCACCACGGCTTCAGCCCGCTGGTGGTACCCCGGCCCCGGGACTGGCGGCCGGGACTGTCGGTGAGCGGCTACTGGTGGCCGTACGACACGGAGGCCCAACTGCCCGATCGGATCCGGGAGTTCCTCGACACCGGTCCGGCGCCGGTCTTCGTCGGGCTGGGCAGCGCCACCGTGCCGGACGCCGGCCGGCTCAGCGCCCAGGTGGTGGCGGCGCTGCGGCGAGCCGGGCTGCGCGGGGTGATCCAGCGCGGCTGGGGCGGGCTCGCGGCCGCCGGTGACGACATGCTGACCGTCGACGAGGTGCCGCATGCGCTGCTGTTCCCGCACATGGCCGCCGTGGTCCACCACGCGGGTGCGGGGACGACCGCGGCGGGGCTGCGCGCCGGGGTACCGGCCGTGCCGGTGCCGGTCCAGTTCGACGCGGGCTTCTGGTCCGCCCGGCTGGTCGCGCTGGGGGTCGCCCCGGGCGTCGTACCGCTGCGCCGCCTCACCGCGGACGCCCTGGCCTCGGCCCTGGTACGGGCCACCCGTGAGCCGGGGTACCGGGAGCGGGCGCGCGTCCTGGGCGTCCGCATCCGCACCGAGGACGGCGCGGCCCCGGTACTGGCGGCCCTGGAACGGCTCGGCGGCTGACGCGGCTGCCGCAGTCGGCTCTCAGGCGTCAGCCGTTGGTGAGCACCATCCGGAAGCGGGCCTGGCCCGCGAGCATCTTCTGGTAGGCCTCGTCCGCACGGTCCAGGGGCACGGTCTCGGTCATCGGCCTGATGCCGTGCAGGGCGCTGAAGGCCATGGTGTCCTCTACGTCCTGGGAGGTGCCGGACGGGTGGCCGCGGACGACGCGGGCGGCCATGAGCAGCTGGGCCGGGTTGATGCCCATCGGTGCGGTGTCCGCTCCGATGACCACCAGCTCGCCCCGGGGCGCCAGTCCGTCCACGGTGGCCGTGATCGCCTCGGAGTTCCCGGCGGTGGCCAGGACGGCCTTGGCGCCGCCGAGGGACTGCAGCGCCTCGGCGACCGGCGTGCCGGAGGTGCTGTCGACGTAATGGTGAGCGCCCAGCTGCTTGGCGAAATCGGCCTTCTCCGCACCCCGGGCGATCCCCACGGTCTCGAAGCCCATCGCGACGGCGTACTGCACCCCGAGATGTCCCAGACCGCCGAGGCCGAGCACGGCGACCAGGTCCCCCGGCTGGGCCGAGCTGCGCCGCAGCCCGTTGAACGTGGTCACGCCCGCGCAGGCCATCGGTCCCGCGTCGGCCGCCGACAGGCCGTCCGGGATCCGGGCCAGCGCGTCGGCGGGCGCGATCACCTTCTCACCGAAGCCCCCGTCGTAGGCCCACCCCGGGACCTTCAGGTTCGCGCACACGATGAAGTCGCCCCGCCGGCACGGCTCGCAGTGCCCGCAGCTGCCGCCGAACCAGCCGACCGCCACCCGGTCACCGACCTTCCAGCCCCGTGACCACACGTCATGACCCAGCTCCTCGATGTGCCCGGCTATCTCGTGCCCAGGCACCTCGGGGAACGACACGCCAGGCAGTGCGCCGCTCACGAAGAGGGCGTCGCTGTGGCAGACCCCGCACGCCTCCACG from Streptomyces roseochromogenus subsp. oscitans DS 12.976 encodes the following:
- a CDS encoding glycosyltransferase, translated to MAAGSRGDVAPYTGLGHRLVRSGHEVTLVTHARFEPLVAGSGVRFHSLPVDPRAELESPRGRGLHRSASEAGKLLRLADLARRIVGRMTEDLITAGRDSEILLLSASLAPLGHAIAEGLRLPSMGVFLQPLAGTREFAPPVLGGGSWGPAVNRLAGHGVCLATEHIFTGALPGVRRRLGLPPVRAGAARRARERRRWPVHHGFSPLVVPRPRDWRPGLSVSGYWWPYDTEAQLPDRIREFLDTGPAPVFVGLGSATVPDAGRLSAQVVAALRRAGLRGVIQRGWGGLAAAGDDMLTVDEVPHALLFPHMAAVVHHAGAGTTAAGLRAGVPAVPVPVQFDAGFWSARLVALGVAPGVVPLRRLTADALASALVRATREPGYRERARVLGVRIRTEDGAAPVLAALERLGG
- a CDS encoding alcohol dehydrogenase, whose product is MSTYRVAQVTAPNGTFELVEREVPQPGPGQVRIAVEACGVCHSDALFVSGALPGVSFPEVPGHEIAGHIEELGHDVWSRGWKVGDRVAVGWFGGSCGHCEPCRRGDFIVCANLKVPGWAYDGGFGEKVIAPADALARIPDGLSAADAGPMACAGVTTFNGLRRSSAQPGDLVAVLGLGGLGHLGVQYAVAMGFETVGIARGAEKADFAKQLGAHHYVDSTSGTPVAEALQSLGGAKAVLATAGNSEAITATVDGLAPRGELVVIGADTAPMGINPAQLLMAARVVRGHPSGTSQDVEDTMAFSALHGIRPMTETVPLDRADEAYQKMLAGQARFRMVLTNG